A genome region from Cucurbita pepo subsp. pepo cultivar mu-cu-16 chromosome LG02, ASM280686v2, whole genome shotgun sequence includes the following:
- the LOC111787929 gene encoding glucose-1-phosphate adenylyltransferase large subunit 1-like isoform X1: MDSFGVTLKADSIPFRISDQCGRNQRSGLWGESIRRCKQMQMNVHSRKNPSSQSCATKLKPGVAHAVLMSDIDEEAMILQAPILEAPRADPKKVASIILGGGAGTRLYPLTSQRSKPAVPIGGCYRLIDIPMSNCINSGIEKIFVLTQFNSFSLNRHLARIYNFGNGVNFGDGFVEVLAATQTQGETGKKWFQGTADAVRQFIWLFEAAKTKNVENILILSGDHLYRMDYMDFVQRHIDTDADITVSCIPMDDSRASDYGLMKIDDTGRILHFAEKPKGSDLKAMEVDTRVLGLSEQDARTNRYIASMGVYVFRTDILLKLLKCTYPSCNDFGSEIIPSAVKDHKVQAYLFNDYWEDIGTVRSFFDANLALTEQGPKFKFYDPKTPFYTSPRFLPPSKVEKCRIVDAIISHGCFLRECNVEHSIVGVRSRLEYGVELKDTMMMGADYYQTESEIASLLADGKIPIGIGENTKIRNCIIDKNAKIGRNVVIANTEGVQEAERPDEGFYIRSGITVTLKNAKIKDGTII; the protein is encoded by the exons ATGGATTCGTTTGGCGTGACCTTGAAGGCCGATAGCATTCCATTTCGAATCAGCGATCAGTGTGGTAGGAATCAACGTTCCGGGCTCTGGGGAGAGAGTATCCGAAGATGCAAACAGATGCAGATGAATGTGCACTCGCGGAAGAATCCTTCTTCTCAGAGCTGCGCTACAAAGCTTAAACCAGGAGTTGCTCATGCTGTTCTCATGTCAGATATCGATGAGGAAGCAATG ATTTTACAGGCTCCCATATTGGAGGCTCCAAGAGCTGATCCGAAGAAGGTCGCTTCAATCATATTGGGCGGAGGTGCTGGAACTCGCCTGTATCCTCTCACCAGCCAGCGATCCAAACCTGCG GTTCCAATTGGAGGTTGTTATAGGCTGATCGACATACCTATGAGCAATTGCATCAATAGTGGCATCGAAAAGATATTCGTTCTAACACAGTTTAATTCCTTTTCTCTCAATCGTCACCTTGCTCGTATTTACAATTTTGGAAATGGAGTGAATTTTGGCGATGGATTCGTGGAG GTTCTAGCTGCCACTCAGACTCAGGGTGAAACCGGAAAGAAGTGGTTCCAAGGAACTGCCGATGCTGTCAGGCAATTTATATGGTTATTTGAG GCTGCTAAGACcaaaaatgttgaaaacatTCTAATTTTGTCTGGCGATCACCTTTACCGGATGGATTACATGGATTTTGTGCAG AGACATATTGACACAGATGCAGATATTACAGTATCATGCATACCAATGGATGATAG CCGAGCATCAGACTACGGTCTCATGAAAATAGATGATACAGGACGCATTCTACATTTTGCAGAGAAACCAAAGGGATCTGACCTGAAAGCAATG GAAGTTGACACGAGAGTTCTAGGACTTTCAGAACAAGATGCAAGAACAAATCGTTATATTGCATCAATGGGAGTCTATGTATTTAGAACTGATATTCTACTAAAGCTTTTGAAATGTACTTATCCCTCATGCAATGACTTTGGCTCTGAAATTATTCCATCGGCTGTTAAGGACCACAAAGTTCAA GCATATCTATTCAATGACTACTGGGAGGACATTGGAACCGTGAGGTCATTTTTTGATGCCAACTTAGCTCTAACGGAACAG GGCCCAAAATTTAAGTTCTATGATCCAAAGACTCCATTTTATACATCACCTAGATTCTTGCCCCCTTCCAAAGTTGAGAAATGCAGG ATTGTAGATGCAATAATATCTCATGGTTGCTTTCTCCGAGAATGTAACGTTGAACACTCCATCGTTGGTGTGCGCTCTCGATTGGAGTACGGTGTGGAGCTCAAG GATACTATGATGATGGGTGCGGACTACTACCAGACTGAATCTGAAATTGCATCTCTGCTTGCCGATGGAAAGATCCCAATTGGCATTGGAGAGAACACCAAAATCAG GAATTGCATAATTGACAAGAATGCCAAGATTGGAAGAAATGTGGTTATTGCGAATACTGAA GGCGTTCAAGAAGCTGAGAGACCAGACGAAGGATTTTATATAAGATCCGGTATCACAGTCACATTGAAGAATGCGAAGATAAAAGATGGAACCATTATTTAA
- the LOC111787929 gene encoding glucose-1-phosphate adenylyltransferase large subunit 1-like isoform X2 yields MDSFGVTLKADSIPFRISDQCGRNQRSGLWGESIRRCKQMQMNVHSRKNPSSQSCATKLKPGVAHAVLMSDIDEEAMAPILEAPRADPKKVASIILGGGAGTRLYPLTSQRSKPAVPIGGCYRLIDIPMSNCINSGIEKIFVLTQFNSFSLNRHLARIYNFGNGVNFGDGFVEVLAATQTQGETGKKWFQGTADAVRQFIWLFEAAKTKNVENILILSGDHLYRMDYMDFVQRHIDTDADITVSCIPMDDSRASDYGLMKIDDTGRILHFAEKPKGSDLKAMEVDTRVLGLSEQDARTNRYIASMGVYVFRTDILLKLLKCTYPSCNDFGSEIIPSAVKDHKVQAYLFNDYWEDIGTVRSFFDANLALTEQGPKFKFYDPKTPFYTSPRFLPPSKVEKCRIVDAIISHGCFLRECNVEHSIVGVRSRLEYGVELKDTMMMGADYYQTESEIASLLADGKIPIGIGENTKIRNCIIDKNAKIGRNVVIANTEGVQEAERPDEGFYIRSGITVTLKNAKIKDGTII; encoded by the exons ATGGATTCGTTTGGCGTGACCTTGAAGGCCGATAGCATTCCATTTCGAATCAGCGATCAGTGTGGTAGGAATCAACGTTCCGGGCTCTGGGGAGAGAGTATCCGAAGATGCAAACAGATGCAGATGAATGTGCACTCGCGGAAGAATCCTTCTTCTCAGAGCTGCGCTACAAAGCTTAAACCAGGAGTTGCTCATGCTGTTCTCATGTCAGATATCGATGAGGAAGCAATG GCTCCCATATTGGAGGCTCCAAGAGCTGATCCGAAGAAGGTCGCTTCAATCATATTGGGCGGAGGTGCTGGAACTCGCCTGTATCCTCTCACCAGCCAGCGATCCAAACCTGCG GTTCCAATTGGAGGTTGTTATAGGCTGATCGACATACCTATGAGCAATTGCATCAATAGTGGCATCGAAAAGATATTCGTTCTAACACAGTTTAATTCCTTTTCTCTCAATCGTCACCTTGCTCGTATTTACAATTTTGGAAATGGAGTGAATTTTGGCGATGGATTCGTGGAG GTTCTAGCTGCCACTCAGACTCAGGGTGAAACCGGAAAGAAGTGGTTCCAAGGAACTGCCGATGCTGTCAGGCAATTTATATGGTTATTTGAG GCTGCTAAGACcaaaaatgttgaaaacatTCTAATTTTGTCTGGCGATCACCTTTACCGGATGGATTACATGGATTTTGTGCAG AGACATATTGACACAGATGCAGATATTACAGTATCATGCATACCAATGGATGATAG CCGAGCATCAGACTACGGTCTCATGAAAATAGATGATACAGGACGCATTCTACATTTTGCAGAGAAACCAAAGGGATCTGACCTGAAAGCAATG GAAGTTGACACGAGAGTTCTAGGACTTTCAGAACAAGATGCAAGAACAAATCGTTATATTGCATCAATGGGAGTCTATGTATTTAGAACTGATATTCTACTAAAGCTTTTGAAATGTACTTATCCCTCATGCAATGACTTTGGCTCTGAAATTATTCCATCGGCTGTTAAGGACCACAAAGTTCAA GCATATCTATTCAATGACTACTGGGAGGACATTGGAACCGTGAGGTCATTTTTTGATGCCAACTTAGCTCTAACGGAACAG GGCCCAAAATTTAAGTTCTATGATCCAAAGACTCCATTTTATACATCACCTAGATTCTTGCCCCCTTCCAAAGTTGAGAAATGCAGG ATTGTAGATGCAATAATATCTCATGGTTGCTTTCTCCGAGAATGTAACGTTGAACACTCCATCGTTGGTGTGCGCTCTCGATTGGAGTACGGTGTGGAGCTCAAG GATACTATGATGATGGGTGCGGACTACTACCAGACTGAATCTGAAATTGCATCTCTGCTTGCCGATGGAAAGATCCCAATTGGCATTGGAGAGAACACCAAAATCAG GAATTGCATAATTGACAAGAATGCCAAGATTGGAAGAAATGTGGTTATTGCGAATACTGAA GGCGTTCAAGAAGCTGAGAGACCAGACGAAGGATTTTATATAAGATCCGGTATCACAGTCACATTGAAGAATGCGAAGATAAAAGATGGAACCATTATTTAA
- the LOC111787629 gene encoding ornithine carbamoyltransferase, chloroplastic-like isoform X1, whose product MAAICSHSIVRSEKSSLPTHFYSSRSIRRSVKFSGGLSGFSVASPVRFPSITCQTSATSPSPVVSKGALKAEKKDFLHLSDFDKSTLMKILDRAIEVKAQLKSGDRTFLPFEGKTMAMIFAKPSMRTRVSFETGFFLLGGHAIYLGPDTIQMGKREETRDIARVLSRYNDVIMARVFGHQDILDLAKYATVPVINGLTDYNHPCQVMADALTMIEHIGKLEGTKVVYVGDGNNMVHSWLLLASVVPIHFVCACPKGFEPDKNTVEKARQAGISKIEISHDPKEAVKGADVVYSDVWASMGQKEEAEYRRKAFQGFQVNEELMNLAGSKAYFMHCLPAERGVEVTDGVIEAPNSIVFPQAENRMHAQNAIMLHVLGL is encoded by the exons ATGGCAGCGATTTGCTCTCACTCCATTGTTCGATCGGAGAAAAGCTCCCTCCCTACCCACTTCTACTCCAGTAGAAGTATTCGGCGATCGGTGAAATTTTCCGGCGGCCTTTCAGGATTTTCTGTCGCTTCTCCGGTTCGTTTTCCTTCAATCACTTGCCAGACCTCTGCAACTTCCCCTTCTCCGGTTGTATCAAAAGGTGCAT TGAAAGCAGAGAAGAAGGACTTCCTTCACCTCAGTGATTTTGATAAATCCACCCTCATGAAGATCTTAGACCGTGCAATTGAAGTTAAGGCGCAACTGAAATCTGGAGATAGGACATTTCTCCCATTTGAAGGGAAGACAATGGCTATGATATTTGCAAAACCATCCATGAGAACCAGAGTTTCATTTGAGACTGGTTTCTTCTTGCTAGGGGGGCATGCCATATATTTAGGGCCCGACACTATCCAAATgggaaaaagagaggaaaCTAGGGATATTGCTCGTGTTCTGTCTCGATATAATGATGTCATCATGGCCCGTGTTTTTGGTCATCAG GATATTCTTGATTTAGCAAAATATGCAACCGTGCCTGTAATAAATGGCCTGACGGATTACAACCATCCTTGTCAAGTAATGGCTGATGCACTCACTATGATTGAACACATTGGCAAGTTAGAAGGAACTAAG gtTGTGTATGTTGGAGATGGAAATAACATGGTGCACTCGTGGTTGTTGTTGGCATCAGTTGTACCTATCCACTTTGTTTGTGCCTGCCCTAAAGGTTTTGAGCCGGATAAGAACACAGTTGAAAAAGCCCGGCAAGCTGGAATTAGCAAGATTGAGATTTCCCATGATCCCAAGGAAGCAGTGAAAGGCGCTGATGTTGTGTATTCAGATGTCTGGGCAAGTATGGGACAAAAAGAGGAGGCTGAATATCGGCGTAAAGCGTTTCAAGGCTTCCAG GTTAACGAAGAGCTCATGAATTTAGCAGGTTCAAAGGCTTATTTCATGCATTGCCTACCAGCAGAGAGAGGCGTAGAGGTGACAGATGGGGTAATTGAGGCTCCCAACTCCATTGTCTTTCCACAAGCTGAGAACCGAATGCACGCACAGAATGCTATAATGCTTCATGTTCTTGGCTTATGA
- the LOC111787930 gene encoding mannan endo-1,4-beta-mannosidase 7-like isoform X1 produces MRLWSTVLVVLVLVLVRAKADDGFVSTRGQQLILNGSPFYANGFNAYWLMYFGSDPSQRNKVSSAFEEAVKHGLSIGRTWAFSDGGDSPLQYSPGSYNEKMFQGLDFAVSEARKYGIKLILSLVNNYENMGGKKQYVEWARNEGQSISSDDDFFSNPVVKGLYKNHIKSILTRINSFTGVAYKDDPTIMAWELMNEPRCPSDPSGNTIQAWIREMGSYLKSIDGKHLLEAGLEGFYGQSRNQGNPNFQVGTDFIANNQIPEIDFATVHSYPDQWLTGSTNQNQLSFLNTWLNEHIQDAQNILHKPVLFAEFGKSTKNSASDQRDQLYNAVYSAVYSSARGGGAAVGGLFWQLLVEGMDSFRDGYEVILSENPSTANLISQESRRLIRIRKMYARLRNIEKLKRAKEIGRAEWEEALKGGNNNSPGN; encoded by the exons ATGAGGCTTTGGAGTACGGTTTTGGTGGTTCTGGTTCTGGTTCTGGTTCGAGCCAAAGCAGACGATGGGTTCGTGAGTACCAGAGGGCAGCAACTGATACTGAACGGAAGCCCATTTTACGCCAATGGGTTCAATGCGTATTGGCTAATGTACTTCGGGTCAGACCCATCGCAGAGAAACAAGGTCTCCTCTGCTTTTGAAGAAGCCGTCAAGCATGGGCTCTCCATTGGCAGAACTTGGGCCTTCAGCGACGGCGGAGACAGCCCTTTGCAGTACTCTCCCGGCAGCTACAATGAGAAGATGTTTCAG GGTTTGGATTTTGCGGTGTCGGAGGCGAGGAAATATGGGATTAAATTGATATTGAGTTTGGTGAACAACTATGAGAATATGGGAGGGAAAAAGCAGTATGTGGAGTGGGCGAGGAATGAGGGGCAGTCTATTTCATCCGACGATGATTTCTTCAGTAACCCTGTTGTGAAAGGGCTGTACAAgaatcatattaag AGCATTTTGACAAGAATCAACAGCTTCACCGGAGTAGCTTATAAAGATGATCCAACCATAATGGCTTGGGAACTCATGAACGAGCCTAGGTGTCCTTCAGATCCTTCGGGGAACACGATTCAG GCGTGGATTAGAGAAATGGGTTCATACTTGAAATCAATAGATGGGAAGCACTTGTTAGAAGCTGGTTTGGAAGGGTTCTATGGACAATCAAGGAATCAAGGGAATCCAAACTTTCAAGTGGGAACTGATTTCATTGCCAACAATCAGATACCTGAAATCGACTTTGCCACAGTCCACTCATATCCTGATCAATG GCTAACTGGTTCAACTAATCAGAATCAGCTCTCATTCCTAAACACTTGGCTCAATGAACACATCCAAGATGCACAGAACATTCTGCACAAGCCAGTTCTCTTTGCTGAGTTTGGGAAATCTACAAAGAACTCTGCCTCTGATCAAAGGGATCAGCTTTACAATGCTGTTTATTCAGCTGTGTACTCCTCCGCTCGAGGCGGCGGTGCAGCTGTGGGCGGATTGTTCTGGCAACTTTTAGTTGAAGGAATGGATTCTTTTCGAGACGGGTACGAAGTGATACTTAGCGAGAACCCATCGACTGCTAACTTAATATCTCAGGAGTCTAGAAGGCTGATTCGCATCAGGAAGATGTATGCTAGACTCAGGAACATTGAGAAGTTGAAGAGAGCAAAGGAGATAGGAAGAGCAGAGTGGGAGGAGGCCTTAAAGGGAGGCAACAACAACAGTCCTGGAAATTAA
- the LOC111787576 gene encoding 50S ribosomal protein L31, chloroplastic-like: MFRPIEAQGQSLRPNTGRPKIEKRVKRNSSPPSVLPPTYPLFIATAAMALNLTNSFLQRPFSPAIAPPKNKELGARRYRPVVTCRKKDIHPQFYEDAKVYCNGELVMTTGGTQKEYSVDVWSGNHPFYLGSRSALLVDADQVEKFRKKFGELSQLMEIPVLKGEIVLPTKRKSGGKGKKK; the protein is encoded by the exons ATGTTTAGGCCCATTGAAGCCCAAGGTCAAAGTTTAAGGCCCAATACTGGCAGGcccaaaatagaaaaacgaGTGAAGAGGAACTCATCTCCCCCATCTGTTCTTCCTCCCACTTATCCTCTCTTCATCGCGACCGCAGCAATGGCGCTCAACCTAACAAATTCCTTCCTTCAACGGCCATTTTCTCCGGCTATCGCACCGCCGAAGAACAAG GAGTTAGGAGCGAGACGTTACCGGCCGGTGGTGACCTGCCGGAAAAAGGATATTCATCCCCAATTCTACGAGGATGCGAAGGTTTATTGCAACGGAGAACTGGTGATGACAACCGGAGGGACTCAGAAAGAGTACTCCGTGGATGTGTGGTCGGGAAATCAC CCGTTCTATTTGGGCAGCCGCTCCGCCCTGCTAGTCGACGCTGATCAGGTGGAGAAATTCCGCAAGAAATTTGGAGAGCTGTCGCAGTTGATGGAGATTCCTGTCCTTAAAGGTGAAATCGTTCTGCCTACAAAACGCAAATCCGGCGgcaaagggaagaagaagtag
- the LOC111787930 gene encoding mannan endo-1,4-beta-mannosidase 7-like isoform X2: MRLWSTVLVVLVLVLVRAKADDGFVSTRGQQLILNGSPFYANGFNAYWLMYFGSDPSQRNKVSSAFEEAVKHGLSIGRTWAFSDGGDSPLQYSPGSYNEKMFQSILTRINSFTGVAYKDDPTIMAWELMNEPRCPSDPSGNTIQAWIREMGSYLKSIDGKHLLEAGLEGFYGQSRNQGNPNFQVGTDFIANNQIPEIDFATVHSYPDQWLTGSTNQNQLSFLNTWLNEHIQDAQNILHKPVLFAEFGKSTKNSASDQRDQLYNAVYSAVYSSARGGGAAVGGLFWQLLVEGMDSFRDGYEVILSENPSTANLISQESRRLIRIRKMYARLRNIEKLKRAKEIGRAEWEEALKGGNNNSPGN, from the exons ATGAGGCTTTGGAGTACGGTTTTGGTGGTTCTGGTTCTGGTTCTGGTTCGAGCCAAAGCAGACGATGGGTTCGTGAGTACCAGAGGGCAGCAACTGATACTGAACGGAAGCCCATTTTACGCCAATGGGTTCAATGCGTATTGGCTAATGTACTTCGGGTCAGACCCATCGCAGAGAAACAAGGTCTCCTCTGCTTTTGAAGAAGCCGTCAAGCATGGGCTCTCCATTGGCAGAACTTGGGCCTTCAGCGACGGCGGAGACAGCCCTTTGCAGTACTCTCCCGGCAGCTACAATGAGAAGATGTTTCAG AGCATTTTGACAAGAATCAACAGCTTCACCGGAGTAGCTTATAAAGATGATCCAACCATAATGGCTTGGGAACTCATGAACGAGCCTAGGTGTCCTTCAGATCCTTCGGGGAACACGATTCAG GCGTGGATTAGAGAAATGGGTTCATACTTGAAATCAATAGATGGGAAGCACTTGTTAGAAGCTGGTTTGGAAGGGTTCTATGGACAATCAAGGAATCAAGGGAATCCAAACTTTCAAGTGGGAACTGATTTCATTGCCAACAATCAGATACCTGAAATCGACTTTGCCACAGTCCACTCATATCCTGATCAATG GCTAACTGGTTCAACTAATCAGAATCAGCTCTCATTCCTAAACACTTGGCTCAATGAACACATCCAAGATGCACAGAACATTCTGCACAAGCCAGTTCTCTTTGCTGAGTTTGGGAAATCTACAAAGAACTCTGCCTCTGATCAAAGGGATCAGCTTTACAATGCTGTTTATTCAGCTGTGTACTCCTCCGCTCGAGGCGGCGGTGCAGCTGTGGGCGGATTGTTCTGGCAACTTTTAGTTGAAGGAATGGATTCTTTTCGAGACGGGTACGAAGTGATACTTAGCGAGAACCCATCGACTGCTAACTTAATATCTCAGGAGTCTAGAAGGCTGATTCGCATCAGGAAGATGTATGCTAGACTCAGGAACATTGAGAAGTTGAAGAGAGCAAAGGAGATAGGAAGAGCAGAGTGGGAGGAGGCCTTAAAGGGAGGCAACAACAACAGTCCTGGAAATTAA
- the LOC111787931 gene encoding jasmonate O-methyltransferase-like yields the protein MEVAQILCMNKGGGETSYTQNSSLQQKIISDTMPITEKAVEAIISTDATSASPPQSIAIADLGCSSGRNALLLISDTINLVYAKCKRLGYPLPEVSVFLNDLFNNDFNSIFGSLPDFHRRLKDTNGDEVGRCFISGMPGSFYGRLFPKHSLNFVHSSSSLHWLSKVPEGLEGEDKIRMNKGKLYVSRTSPPSVLLAYAAQFRNDFSRFISSRSEEMVSGGRMVLSFMGRKSMDPTASGTAHQWELLAEALTTLVSRGLVDAEKLESFNAPYYSPCMEEVRMEIEKEGSFDIDHFEEFDVEWDDLAEGTNSGLKSLSRGQRVAKTIRAVVETMLESHFGFGGEIMDELFERYGAIVEDYLLQNTVTNTNLVISFVKK from the exons atggaagttgCGCAAATTCTGTGTATGAACAAGGGAGGTGGAGAGACGAGTTACACGCAAAACTCGTCCCTTCAGCAAAAAATCATATCGGACACCATGCCGATCACCGAGAAAGCGGTGGAGGCCATTATAAGCACGGACGCTACAAGCGCTTCGCCGCCGCAAAGCATTGCCATTGCGGATTTGGGCTGCTCCTCCGGGCGCAACGCATTGCTTCTAATCTCCGACACCATCAACCTTGTTTACGCCAAATGCAAACGCCTTGGCTACCCGCTGCCTGAAGTTTCCGTGTTCTTGAACGACCTTTTCAACAACGACTTCAATAGCATATTCGGGTCGTTGCCGGATTTCCACCGGCGGCTCAAGGACACAAACGGTGATGAAGTTGGGCGGTGTTTTATCTCCGGCATGCCGGGTTCTTTCTATGGAAGGTTGTTTCCTAAACATAGCTTGAATTTTGTGCATTCGTCTTCTAGTCTCCATTGGCTGTCGAAGGTTCCAGAAGGTTTGGAAGGAGAGGACAAAATAAGGATGAATAAAGGGAAGCTTTATGTTTCTCGGACAAGCCCGCCGAGTGTTTTGTTGGCTTACGCTGCTCAGTTCAGGAATGACTTCTCGCGTTTCATAAGCTCGCGTTCTGAAGAGATGGTGTCTGGTGGGCGTATGGTTTTGTCTTTCATGGGAAGGAAATCGATGGACCCCACAGCTTCTGGTACCGCCCATCAGTGGGAGCTCTTGGCTGAGGCTTTAACCACCCTCGTTTCTCGG GGTTTGGTTGACGCGGAAAAGCTCGAGTCATTTAATGCACCTTACTATTCGCCATGCATGGAGGAAGTGAGGATGGAGATAGAGAAGGAAGGGTCGTTCGATATAGATCATTTCGAAGAGTTCGACGTGGAATGGGATGACTTGGCAGAGGGGACTAATAGTGGGCTCAAGAGTCTGTCGAGAGGACAAAGAGTGGCAAAGACGATAAGAGCTGTGGTTGAAACGATGTTGGAGTCTCATTTTGGATTTGGAGGAGAAATTATGGATGAACTGTTCGAGCGTTATGGAGCTattgttgaagattatttGTTACAGAACACCGTTACAAATACCAATTTAGTCATTTCTTTTGTCAAGAAGTGA
- the LOC111787629 gene encoding ornithine carbamoyltransferase, chloroplastic-like isoform X2: MAAICSHSIVRSEKSSLPTHFYSSRSIRRSVKFSGGLSGFSVASPVRFPSITCQTSATSPSPVVSKVKAEKKDFLHLSDFDKSTLMKILDRAIEVKAQLKSGDRTFLPFEGKTMAMIFAKPSMRTRVSFETGFFLLGGHAIYLGPDTIQMGKREETRDIARVLSRYNDVIMARVFGHQDILDLAKYATVPVINGLTDYNHPCQVMADALTMIEHIGKLEGTKVVYVGDGNNMVHSWLLLASVVPIHFVCACPKGFEPDKNTVEKARQAGISKIEISHDPKEAVKGADVVYSDVWASMGQKEEAEYRRKAFQGFQVNEELMNLAGSKAYFMHCLPAERGVEVTDGVIEAPNSIVFPQAENRMHAQNAIMLHVLGL; this comes from the exons ATGGCAGCGATTTGCTCTCACTCCATTGTTCGATCGGAGAAAAGCTCCCTCCCTACCCACTTCTACTCCAGTAGAAGTATTCGGCGATCGGTGAAATTTTCCGGCGGCCTTTCAGGATTTTCTGTCGCTTCTCCGGTTCGTTTTCCTTCAATCACTTGCCAGACCTCTGCAACTTCCCCTTCTCCGGTTGTATCAAAAG TGAAAGCAGAGAAGAAGGACTTCCTTCACCTCAGTGATTTTGATAAATCCACCCTCATGAAGATCTTAGACCGTGCAATTGAAGTTAAGGCGCAACTGAAATCTGGAGATAGGACATTTCTCCCATTTGAAGGGAAGACAATGGCTATGATATTTGCAAAACCATCCATGAGAACCAGAGTTTCATTTGAGACTGGTTTCTTCTTGCTAGGGGGGCATGCCATATATTTAGGGCCCGACACTATCCAAATgggaaaaagagaggaaaCTAGGGATATTGCTCGTGTTCTGTCTCGATATAATGATGTCATCATGGCCCGTGTTTTTGGTCATCAG GATATTCTTGATTTAGCAAAATATGCAACCGTGCCTGTAATAAATGGCCTGACGGATTACAACCATCCTTGTCAAGTAATGGCTGATGCACTCACTATGATTGAACACATTGGCAAGTTAGAAGGAACTAAG gtTGTGTATGTTGGAGATGGAAATAACATGGTGCACTCGTGGTTGTTGTTGGCATCAGTTGTACCTATCCACTTTGTTTGTGCCTGCCCTAAAGGTTTTGAGCCGGATAAGAACACAGTTGAAAAAGCCCGGCAAGCTGGAATTAGCAAGATTGAGATTTCCCATGATCCCAAGGAAGCAGTGAAAGGCGCTGATGTTGTGTATTCAGATGTCTGGGCAAGTATGGGACAAAAAGAGGAGGCTGAATATCGGCGTAAAGCGTTTCAAGGCTTCCAG GTTAACGAAGAGCTCATGAATTTAGCAGGTTCAAAGGCTTATTTCATGCATTGCCTACCAGCAGAGAGAGGCGTAGAGGTGACAGATGGGGTAATTGAGGCTCCCAACTCCATTGTCTTTCCACAAGCTGAGAACCGAATGCACGCACAGAATGCTATAATGCTTCATGTTCTTGGCTTATGA